The following proteins are co-located in the Cupriavidus pauculus genome:
- a CDS encoding dihydrolipoyl dehydrogenase family protein gives MARRQASTETPTPAPATKPRRRASEASAEPVVERVPRRRDAKPKARQADLVVIGAGSGGVAAARRAASLGARVILVERDAIGGTCVNRGCVPKKMLSYGAGWASILSTCLSHTGGKEDWRDAIVRVNAEVARLNASYKQRLNEAGVEIWHGAATFNDQGDVLVGNEVVRAGKVLIATGASPIDLPVPGGELVSSSDDLFTWQTVPASIVVIGGGYIAVEMASILSRYGVKVDLLVREDRLLPKFDHDIAAALAEALVAKGIRVHFRAEVSMVSQSNGAFEVCYTQADNPGRQQTVRAQAALAAIGRKPNVSELGLEALGVKLDRKGGIVVDRQFRSSVRAIHAIGDCMADNVHLTPVAVAQGRWLADRLYGKRGDRVDFDFVPTAVFCEPAIGAVGLTEAQAIEEAGGKADRVRTEIRRFVSLENRFGGVPQPSVFKLVFNARNDRLLGVHLMDGAAPEIVQTMALALRLGVKASHLKTTMPLHPSVAEELFG, from the coding sequence ATGGCAAGACGTCAGGCATCAACCGAAACCCCAACCCCGGCACCGGCCACCAAGCCGCGCCGCCGTGCCAGCGAGGCCAGCGCCGAACCGGTGGTGGAGCGCGTGCCGCGCCGGCGCGACGCGAAACCGAAGGCCCGCCAGGCAGACCTCGTGGTCATCGGCGCCGGCTCGGGCGGCGTGGCCGCCGCGCGGCGCGCCGCATCGCTCGGCGCGCGCGTGATCCTGGTGGAACGCGACGCCATCGGCGGCACCTGCGTCAACCGCGGCTGCGTGCCGAAGAAGATGCTGTCGTACGGCGCCGGGTGGGCGTCGATCCTGTCCACATGCCTGTCGCACACGGGCGGCAAGGAAGACTGGCGCGACGCCATCGTGCGCGTGAACGCCGAGGTGGCGCGGCTCAATGCCTCGTACAAGCAGCGGCTCAACGAGGCCGGCGTCGAGATCTGGCACGGCGCGGCCACGTTCAACGACCAGGGCGACGTGCTGGTCGGCAACGAGGTGGTGCGCGCCGGCAAGGTGCTGATCGCCACGGGCGCCAGCCCCATCGACTTGCCCGTGCCGGGCGGCGAGCTGGTCAGCTCGTCGGACGACCTGTTCACGTGGCAGACGGTGCCGGCATCGATCGTGGTGATCGGCGGCGGGTATATCGCGGTGGAAATGGCGTCGATTCTGTCGCGCTATGGCGTCAAGGTGGACCTGCTGGTGCGCGAGGACAGGCTGCTGCCGAAGTTCGACCACGACATCGCCGCCGCGCTGGCCGAGGCGCTGGTCGCCAAGGGTATCCGCGTCCACTTTCGCGCGGAGGTGTCGATGGTGTCGCAGTCCAACGGTGCCTTCGAGGTGTGCTACACGCAGGCCGACAACCCCGGCCGCCAGCAGACGGTGCGCGCGCAGGCGGCGCTGGCGGCCATCGGGCGCAAGCCGAACGTGTCGGAGCTGGGGCTGGAAGCGCTCGGCGTGAAGCTCGACCGCAAGGGTGGCATCGTCGTCGACCGGCAGTTCCGCAGCAGCGTGCGCGCCATCCACGCCATCGGCGACTGCATGGCCGACAACGTGCACCTGACGCCGGTGGCCGTGGCGCAGGGCCGGTGGCTTGCCGACCGGCTGTACGGCAAGCGCGGCGACCGTGTCGACTTCGATTTCGTGCCGACGGCCGTGTTCTGCGAGCCGGCCATCGGCGCCGTGGGGCTGACCGAGGCGCAGGCCATCGAGGAAGCCGGCGGCAAGGCCGACCGCGTGCGTACGGAGATCCGGCGCTTCGTGTCGCTGGAAAACCGCTTCGGCGGCGTGCCGCAGCCGTCGGTGTTCAAGCTCGTGTTCAACGCGCGCAACGACCGCCTGCTCGGCGTGCATCTGATGGACGGCGCGGCACCGGAAATCGTCCAGACCATGGCGCTGGCGCTGCGGCTGGGCGTCAAGGCGTCGCATCTGAAGACGACGATGCCGCTGCATCCGAGCGTGGCCGAGGAACTGTTCGGCTGA
- a CDS encoding patatin-like phospholipase family protein, translating to MSTSAHQPFDQIVFAGGGNRCWWQAGWWDTVAPELGLRPRVIAGISAGAATACMVYAHDSHQTMAYYRDVLANNARNAYWGNLLRRERVFPHYGIYRNALLSLFGDNRLQRLQQAPEIRIGVAHIPRWTGPRLAVAAGLLAYNIDKHLLKTLHPRLGRKLGFHPEFVLAQDCRSPEALADLLLQSASTPPFTPVLRRNGRAVLDGGLVDNVPVDALDAAPGNVLVLVTRLYPRPRRFVIETGGQRRLYLQPSQRVPISSWDYTRPEAMTHAYELGRRDAATFLREWPDIQKELLPAT from the coding sequence ATGTCCACGTCCGCGCACCAGCCCTTCGACCAGATCGTCTTTGCCGGCGGCGGCAACCGCTGCTGGTGGCAGGCCGGATGGTGGGACACGGTGGCGCCGGAACTGGGCCTGCGGCCGCGCGTGATCGCCGGCATCTCGGCCGGGGCCGCCACGGCCTGCATGGTCTATGCGCACGATTCGCACCAGACCATGGCCTACTACCGCGACGTGCTGGCCAACAACGCGCGTAACGCGTACTGGGGCAACCTGCTGCGGCGCGAGCGCGTGTTCCCGCACTACGGCATCTATCGCAACGCGCTGCTGTCGCTGTTCGGCGACAACCGGCTGCAGCGGCTGCAGCAGGCGCCCGAGATCCGCATCGGCGTGGCGCATATCCCGCGCTGGACCGGCCCGCGCCTGGCCGTGGCGGCCGGGCTGCTGGCGTACAACATCGACAAGCACCTGCTCAAGACGCTGCATCCGCGGCTGGGCCGCAAGCTGGGATTCCACCCCGAATTCGTGCTGGCGCAGGATTGCCGCTCGCCCGAGGCGCTGGCGGACCTGCTGCTGCAGTCGGCATCGACGCCGCCGTTCACGCCGGTGCTGCGCCGTAACGGCCGCGCGGTGCTGGACGGCGGGCTGGTCGACAACGTACCCGTCGATGCGCTCGACGCCGCGCCGGGCAACGTGCTGGTGCTGGTGACGCGGCTCTATCCGCGCCCGCGCCGCTTCGTCATCGAAACCGGCGGCCAGCGGCGGCTGTACCTGCAGCCGTCGCAGCGCGTGCCGATTTCGAGCTGGGACTACACGCGGCCCGAAGCCATGACACACGCTTACGAGCTGGGCCGGCGCGACGCGGCGACGTTCCTGCGCGAGTGGCCCGACATCCAGAAGGAACTGCTGCCGGCGACATAG
- a CDS encoding PaaI family thioesterase encodes MPANTFTLADIDATLDRVLAPWVRQLGLRAEAVDAQGVTLRLPFQESFRHAGGVVCGQVLMSAADTAMIVAISAALGAFRPMTTVSLTTNFMRPVIDGDVQVRANVLRLGKTVVFGEIELTGQDGKLAVQATTTYALL; translated from the coding sequence GTGCCTGCCAACACCTTCACCCTTGCCGACATCGACGCCACGCTCGACCGCGTGCTGGCCCCGTGGGTGCGCCAGCTTGGCCTGCGCGCCGAAGCCGTGGACGCGCAGGGCGTGACGCTGCGCCTGCCGTTCCAGGAATCGTTCCGCCACGCCGGCGGCGTGGTGTGCGGCCAGGTGCTGATGTCGGCGGCCGATACGGCGATGATCGTCGCCATTTCCGCCGCGCTCGGCGCGTTCCGGCCGATGACCACGGTCAGCCTGACCACCAACTTCATGCGTCCCGTGATCGACGGCGACGTGCAGGTGCGGGCCAACGTGCTGCGCCTGGGCAAGACGGTCGTGTTCGGCGAGATCGAACTGACCGGCCAGGACGGCAAGCTCGCCGTGCAGGCCACCACCACCTACGCGCTGCTTTGA
- a CDS encoding tripartite tricarboxylate transporter permease — protein sequence MDTLNQLMHGFAVAITPINLMWALVGCFLGTAIGVLPGIGPALTVAMLLPLTAKVEPTAALIMFAGIYYGAMYGGSTTSILMNTPGESSTMVTAMEGNLMAKNGRAGPALATAAIGSFVAGTIATVLLSMFAPVAADVALQFGPGEYFMIMLLAFTTVSAVLGSSLLRGMTSLFLGLGIGLIGMDSLSGQTRYSMNIQELYDGVDIVVVAVGLFAVGEALFNAFFPQPDGTFNRLSSVHMNKSDWKRSIPAWIRGTFIGFPFGLIPAGGAEIPTFLSYAAEKKLSDHKDEFGKVGAIEGVAGPEAANNAAVTATLAPLLTLGIPTSNTTAILLAAFQNYNLQPGPMLFQTSGDLVWGLLASLYIGNVMLLVLNLPAIGLWVRMLRVPTPLLYGGILIFAGLGAYGIRQSWFDLLLLFVIGLLGMAMRRFDFPTAPVIVGLILGPIAEKQLRNALSIGQGDWSLFVKQPISATILAMTVGVVVIPRLLRWHAGRTAARAAADNAA from the coding sequence ATGGATACCCTGAACCAGCTCATGCACGGCTTTGCCGTGGCCATCACGCCGATCAACCTGATGTGGGCGCTGGTCGGCTGCTTCCTGGGCACCGCCATCGGCGTGCTGCCCGGCATCGGCCCGGCGCTGACTGTGGCCATGCTGCTGCCGCTCACGGCCAAGGTGGAACCCACCGCCGCGCTGATCATGTTCGCCGGCATCTACTACGGCGCCATGTACGGCGGCTCGACCACGTCGATCCTGATGAACACGCCGGGCGAGTCGTCGACCATGGTCACGGCGATGGAAGGCAACCTGATGGCCAAGAACGGCCGCGCCGGCCCGGCGCTGGCCACGGCCGCCATCGGGTCGTTCGTGGCCGGCACGATCGCCACGGTGCTGCTGTCGATGTTCGCGCCGGTGGCGGCCGACGTGGCGCTGCAGTTCGGTCCGGGCGAGTACTTCATGATCATGCTGCTGGCGTTCACGACGGTATCGGCCGTGCTGGGCTCGTCGCTGCTGCGCGGCATGACCAGCCTGTTCCTGGGCCTGGGTATCGGGCTGATCGGCATGGACTCGCTGTCGGGCCAGACGCGCTATTCGATGAACATCCAGGAGCTGTACGACGGCGTGGACATCGTGGTGGTGGCCGTGGGCCTGTTCGCGGTGGGCGAGGCGCTGTTCAACGCGTTCTTCCCGCAGCCGGACGGCACGTTCAACCGGCTCAGTTCGGTGCACATGAACAAGTCCGACTGGAAGCGGTCGATCCCGGCGTGGATCCGCGGCACGTTCATCGGCTTTCCGTTCGGGCTGATCCCGGCCGGCGGCGCGGAGATCCCGACCTTCCTGTCCTATGCGGCCGAGAAGAAGCTGTCCGACCACAAGGACGAATTCGGCAAGGTCGGCGCCATCGAGGGCGTGGCTGGGCCGGAGGCGGCCAACAACGCGGCGGTGACCGCCACGCTGGCGCCGCTGCTGACGCTGGGCATCCCGACGTCGAACACCACGGCCATCCTGCTGGCGGCGTTCCAGAACTACAACCTGCAGCCGGGGCCGATGCTGTTCCAGACCTCGGGCGACCTGGTCTGGGGCCTGCTGGCGTCGCTGTACATCGGCAACGTGATGCTGCTGGTGCTGAACCTGCCGGCCATCGGCCTGTGGGTGCGCATGCTGCGCGTGCCGACGCCGCTGCTGTACGGCGGCATCCTGATCTTCGCGGGGCTGGGCGCGTACGGCATCCGCCAGTCGTGGTTCGACCTGCTGCTGCTGTTCGTGATCGGCCTGCTGGGCATGGCGATGCGCCGGTTCGACTTTCCCACCGCGCCGGTCATCGTCGGCCTGATCCTGGGGCCGATTGCCGAGAAGCAGCTTCGCAACGCGCTGTCCATTGGCCAGGGCGACTGGAGCCTGTTCGTCAAGCAGCCGATCTCGGCCACCATCCTGGCGATGACCGTCGGCGTGGTCGTGATCCCGCGCCTGCTGCGCTGGCACGCCGGTCGCACGGCCGCGCGCGCCGCGGCCGACAACGCGGCGTAG
- a CDS encoding tripartite tricarboxylate transporter TctB family protein, translating to MKPSHVCIGAAVLALSVFFFAGIPGISGDEGYAGLSPRFVPTLVAIGLAVCGALLLWQGVRGGFRNMPEEDAELPSAPHNFKGLLWVAAGLVANMALIGTLGFVFSSTLMMVCVARGYGSRRIVRDALIGLLLTVPMWALFDFLLGINLPLLPVAGF from the coding sequence ATGAAACCATCCCACGTCTGCATCGGCGCCGCCGTCCTGGCGCTGTCCGTGTTCTTCTTCGCCGGCATCCCGGGCATCTCGGGCGACGAGGGCTACGCCGGCCTGTCGCCGCGCTTCGTGCCCACGCTGGTGGCCATCGGCCTGGCCGTGTGCGGCGCGCTGCTGCTGTGGCAGGGCGTGCGCGGCGGCTTCCGCAACATGCCCGAGGAAGACGCCGAGCTGCCGTCGGCCCCGCACAACTTCAAGGGGCTGCTGTGGGTGGCGGCCGGCCTGGTGGCCAACATGGCGCTGATCGGCACGCTGGGCTTCGTGTTCTCGTCGACGCTGATGATGGTCTGCGTGGCGCGCGGCTACGGCAGCCGCCGCATCGTGCGCGACGCGCTGATCGGCCTGCTGCTGACGGTGCCGATGTGGGCGCTGTTCGATTTCCTGCTCGGCATCAACCTGCCGCTGCTGCCGGTGGCCGGCTTCTGA
- a CDS encoding Bug family tripartite tricarboxylate transporter substrate binding protein, with product MPRTLARLTHALAASAALAAAVAAAPAYAVDNLKVMIGANPGGGYDQTGRSIGAAMVAAGTAKTASYDNKGGAGGTIGLTQFVNTDKGNPNALIVTGAVMVGAIETNRPPVTLKNATPIARLFADTMVITVPASSPIKSMKDLTTQLKANPGSVSWGGGSKGSIDHILAGLIAKDVGVDPKKINYVPFQGGGEASASILGGHVTVGIAGVSEFLPFIKTGKMRALAVTSKDRTADIPTLKEQGVNVEIYNWRGVYGAPGISADQRKALIDAVVKGTENKVWKDALQKNDWTPFLLTGDEFGKFVDAESARLGATLRELGVAK from the coding sequence ATGCCCCGCACGCTTGCCCGCTTGACCCACGCCCTCGCCGCATCGGCCGCGCTGGCCGCCGCCGTGGCGGCCGCCCCGGCCTACGCGGTGGACAACCTCAAGGTGATGATCGGCGCCAACCCCGGCGGCGGCTACGACCAGACCGGCCGCTCCATCGGCGCGGCCATGGTGGCGGCCGGCACGGCCAAGACGGCGTCCTACGACAACAAGGGCGGAGCGGGCGGCACCATCGGCCTGACCCAGTTCGTCAACACCGACAAGGGCAACCCCAACGCGCTGATCGTGACCGGCGCGGTGATGGTGGGCGCCATCGAGACCAACCGCCCGCCGGTGACGCTCAAGAACGCCACGCCCATCGCACGCCTGTTTGCCGACACGATGGTCATCACGGTGCCGGCCAGCTCGCCGATCAAGTCGATGAAGGACCTGACCACGCAGCTCAAGGCCAACCCGGGCAGCGTGAGCTGGGGCGGCGGCTCGAAGGGTTCGATCGACCACATCCTGGCCGGCCTGATCGCCAAGGACGTGGGCGTGGACCCGAAGAAGATCAACTACGTGCCGTTCCAGGGCGGCGGCGAGGCGTCGGCGTCGATCCTGGGCGGCCACGTGACCGTGGGCATCGCCGGCGTGTCCGAATTCCTGCCGTTCATCAAGACCGGCAAGATGCGCGCGCTGGCCGTGACGTCGAAGGACCGCACCGCCGACATCCCGACGCTCAAGGAACAGGGCGTCAACGTGGAAATCTACAACTGGCGCGGCGTCTACGGCGCGCCCGGCATCAGCGCCGACCAGCGCAAGGCCCTGATCGACGCGGTGGTCAAGGGCACCGAGAACAAGGTCTGGAAGGACGCGCTGCAGAAGAACGACTGGACGCCGTTCCTGCTGACCGGCGACGAGTTCGGCAAGTTCGTGGACGCCGAGTCCGCGCGCCTGGGCGCCACGCTGCGCGAACTGGGCGTGGCCAAGTAA
- a CDS encoding diguanylate cyclase, whose translation MTWRKMLPRPRWLPRAALMHPQRVVVVGFGLAMLMMLIVGARDLYQLRERVLSLRQHELTLRALGVEAVFAAERSKLTFVRDYAQQLISIHEAGLAEPDPAVERAFAARNTPVWQMDVPLGDAPVVGVAPALLEPLEGFERRDADLRADLYAARQLSHVLGLSLHSTEDRDGTVTFISSNGLYVTYPPRGPDKAPALFQRFSNIAYYRELLPAHDASQDLRWTRLYTQFESTELRTTLSIPVYVSGRFRGVVAVDVKLPRLRALIGTPEEAQVSRLLMDRRGAIIAASQHSMRVDMRWPEDVDPAWRRVPPQDLFDKGAGRRHADDAYLLYQPVGDQGNWMLLETLSDTDLARAVMQRISVPLLAIWLALPLLMFVTLRVVTLLFNHYLAAGEKMQRLAETDPLTQLANRRHYSEQYGKAAARRRRDGSPLAMLMLDIDFFKRVNDRWGHASGDLVLVALAGALRANLREPDLPARLGGEEFAVLLPDTTLAQATETAERLRRVVEATVVAPAADAPPQADGDGRIRFTVSIGVAEAGTDACPTLDAMLATADRRLYAAKQAGRNRVCAADAPAGNAPVPPVQG comes from the coding sequence ATGACGTGGCGCAAAATGCTGCCGCGGCCGCGCTGGCTGCCGCGTGCGGCGCTGATGCATCCGCAGCGCGTGGTGGTGGTGGGCTTCGGGCTGGCGATGCTGATGATGTTGATCGTCGGCGCGCGCGACCTGTACCAGTTGCGCGAACGCGTGCTGTCGCTGCGCCAGCACGAGCTGACCCTGCGCGCGCTGGGCGTGGAGGCCGTGTTCGCGGCCGAGCGGTCCAAGCTGACGTTCGTGCGCGATTACGCGCAGCAACTGATCTCGATCCACGAGGCCGGCCTGGCCGAACCCGACCCCGCCGTGGAGCGCGCCTTTGCCGCGCGCAACACGCCGGTCTGGCAGATGGACGTGCCGCTGGGCGACGCGCCGGTGGTGGGCGTCGCGCCGGCGCTGCTGGAACCGCTGGAAGGCTTCGAGCGCCGCGACGCGGACCTGCGCGCCGACCTCTACGCGGCCCGCCAGCTCAGCCACGTGCTGGGCCTGAGCCTGCACAGCACCGAGGACCGCGACGGCACGGTCACCTTCATCTCCAGCAACGGGCTCTACGTCACCTACCCGCCGCGCGGCCCCGACAAGGCGCCCGCGCTGTTCCAGCGTTTCAGCAACATCGCCTACTACCGCGAACTGCTGCCCGCGCACGATGCCTCGCAGGACCTGCGCTGGACGCGCCTGTACACCCAGTTCGAAAGCACCGAGCTGCGCACCACGCTGAGCATCCCGGTCTATGTGTCCGGCCGTTTTCGCGGCGTGGTGGCGGTGGATGTCAAGCTGCCCCGCCTGCGCGCGCTGATCGGCACGCCCGAAGAGGCGCAGGTGTCGCGCCTGCTGATGGACCGGCGCGGCGCGATCATCGCGGCCAGCCAGCACAGCATGCGCGTCGACATGCGCTGGCCCGAAGACGTGGACCCCGCCTGGCGCCGCGTGCCGCCGCAGGACCTGTTCGACAAGGGCGCCGGCCGGCGGCACGCGGACGACGCGTACCTGCTCTACCAGCCCGTGGGCGACCAGGGCAACTGGATGCTGCTGGAAACGTTGAGCGACACCGACCTCGCGCGCGCCGTCATGCAGCGGATCAGCGTGCCGCTGCTGGCGATCTGGCTGGCGCTGCCGCTGCTGATGTTCGTGACGCTGCGCGTGGTGACGCTGCTGTTCAACCACTACCTGGCCGCCGGCGAGAAAATGCAGCGGCTGGCCGAGACCGATCCGCTCACCCAGCTTGCCAACCGCCGGCACTACAGCGAGCAGTACGGCAAGGCCGCGGCGCGGCGGCGGCGCGACGGCTCGCCGCTGGCCATGCTGATGCTGGACATCGACTTCTTCAAGCGCGTGAACGACCGCTGGGGCCATGCCAGCGGCGACCTGGTGCTGGTGGCGCTGGCCGGCGCGCTGCGCGCGAACCTGCGCGAGCCGGACCTGCCCGCGCGGCTGGGCGGCGAGGAATTCGCGGTGCTGCTGCCCGACACCACGCTGGCGCAGGCCACCGAGACGGCCGAGCGCCTGCGCCGCGTGGTGGAGGCCACGGTGGTCGCACCGGCCGCCGACGCGCCGCCGCAGGCGGACGGTGACGGCCGCATCCGCTTTACTGTGTCGATAGGCGTCGCAGAAGCCGGGACCGACGCGTGCCCGACACTCGATGCCATGCTGGCGACGGCCGACCGCCGTCTATATGCCGCCAAGCAAGCGGGCCGCAACCGGGTGTGCGCGGCTGATGCGCCGGCCGGCAATGCACCGGTGCCGCCTGTTCAGGGATGA
- a CDS encoding MFS transporter, whose product MTSTTAARPAAPAAWITPLLAVACGMIVANLYYAQPLVGPIAQALHLSPEIAGLIVTLIQIGYCAGLLLLVPLGDIVENRRLVLVLVAGCAVALVAAALATHAGVFLIAGCMIGLCSVAVQVLVPFAAHLAPEHARGRAVGNVTSGLLMGIMLARPVSSLVSDVFGWHAIFAASAVAMVLLGVVLARKLPRRQPAPGPNYLQTLGSMAHLLRTQPVLRRRAAYQASMFGVFSLFWTTTPLYLAGPAFHLSQTGIAIFALVGVAGAIAAPMAGRYADRGHGRQMTALALALGAGSFLLSRVGAEGSMLSLLSLTVAAVLLDFAVSTNLVIGQRAIFSLSAEHRSRLNGLYMAIFFVGGAIGSSVGAWAYARAGWPLASWIGFALPALALVYFRTEPR is encoded by the coding sequence ATGACCTCCACCACTGCCGCGCGCCCCGCCGCCCCCGCCGCCTGGATCACCCCCTTGCTGGCCGTGGCCTGCGGGATGATCGTCGCCAACCTCTACTACGCCCAGCCGCTGGTCGGGCCCATCGCGCAGGCGCTGCACCTGTCGCCGGAAATCGCCGGGCTGATCGTCACGCTGATCCAGATCGGCTACTGCGCTGGCCTGCTGCTGCTGGTGCCACTGGGCGACATCGTCGAGAACCGCCGCCTCGTGCTGGTGCTGGTGGCCGGCTGCGCCGTGGCACTGGTGGCCGCCGCGCTGGCCACGCACGCGGGCGTGTTCCTGATCGCCGGCTGCATGATCGGGCTGTGCTCGGTGGCCGTGCAGGTGCTGGTGCCGTTTGCCGCCCACCTGGCGCCCGAGCACGCGCGCGGGCGCGCCGTCGGCAATGTCACCAGCGGCCTGCTGATGGGCATCATGCTGGCGCGCCCGGTGTCGAGCCTGGTGTCCGACGTGTTCGGCTGGCACGCGATCTTTGCGGCGTCGGCCGTGGCGATGGTGCTGCTGGGCGTCGTGCTGGCGCGCAAGCTGCCCCGGCGGCAGCCCGCGCCGGGCCCGAACTACCTGCAGACGCTCGGCTCGATGGCCCACCTGCTGCGTACCCAGCCGGTGCTGCGCCGCCGGGCCGCGTACCAGGCCAGCATGTTCGGCGTGTTCAGCCTGTTCTGGACCACCACGCCGCTGTACCTGGCCGGGCCGGCCTTCCACCTGTCGCAGACCGGCATCGCGATCTTCGCGCTGGTAGGCGTGGCCGGGGCGATTGCCGCGCCGATGGCCGGCCGCTATGCGGACCGCGGCCACGGCCGCCAGATGACCGCGCTGGCCCTGGCGCTGGGCGCCGGATCGTTCCTGCTCAGCCGCGTGGGCGCCGAGGGGTCGATGCTGTCGCTGCTGTCTCTGACCGTGGCAGCGGTCTTGCTGGACTTCGCCGTGTCGACCAACCTCGTGATCGGCCAGCGCGCGATATTCTCTCTGTCGGCCGAGCACCGCAGCCGGCTCAACGGCCTGTACATGGCGATCTTCTTCGTGGGCGGCGCCATCGGGTCGTCGGTCGGCGCCTGGGCCTATGCGCGTGCCGGCTGGCCGCTGGCAAGCTGGATCGGCTTTGCCCTGCCCGCGCTGGCGCTGGTCTACTTCCGCACCGAGCCGCGCTGA
- the dinB gene encoding DNA polymerase IV, which translates to MSSTVPRRIAHLDMDAFYASVELLRYPDLRGQAVVIGGGRNAIPETLPDGSRRYARLRNYVGRGVVTTSTYEARALGVFSAMGMMKAAKLAPDAILLPTDFDAYRRYSGLFKAAVRTFTGQIEDRGIDEIYIDLTDVDGDARDVAARIKAAVHDATGLTCSICVAPNKLLAKIGSELDKPNGLTILTPADIPLRIWPLPARKVNGIGPKAAEKLQAIGIETVGHLAEADLGLLQAHFGRNYASWLVEVAHGRDERPVVVSSEPKSMSRETTFERDLHPRGDRPVLSEQFTKLCMRVADDLRRKGYVGRTVGIKLRFDDFRTVTRDLTMTAHTADGGEIRRGATECLKRIPLERRIRLLGVRVSALMPAAEQGDNPAPVQEAFRFDDEDELDE; encoded by the coding sequence ATGTCTTCCACCGTGCCCCGGCGCATCGCCCATCTCGACATGGACGCGTTCTATGCGTCGGTGGAACTGCTGCGCTATCCGGACCTGCGCGGCCAGGCGGTGGTGATCGGCGGCGGGCGCAACGCCATTCCCGAGACCCTGCCCGACGGCTCGCGCCGCTACGCGCGGCTGCGCAACTACGTGGGCCGGGGCGTGGTGACCACGTCGACCTACGAGGCCCGGGCGCTGGGCGTGTTCTCGGCCATGGGCATGATGAAGGCCGCCAAGCTGGCGCCCGACGCCATCCTGCTGCCGACCGACTTCGACGCCTACCGCCGGTACTCTGGCCTGTTCAAGGCGGCGGTCCGGACATTCACCGGACAAATAGAAGACCGCGGCATCGACGAGATCTATATCGATCTGACTGATGTCGACGGCGACGCACGCGATGTGGCGGCGCGCATCAAGGCGGCCGTCCACGACGCCACCGGCCTGACGTGTTCGATCTGCGTGGCGCCCAACAAGCTGCTGGCCAAGATCGGTTCGGAACTCGACAAGCCCAACGGCCTGACGATCCTGACGCCGGCCGATATCCCGCTGCGGATCTGGCCGTTGCCGGCGCGCAAGGTCAATGGCATCGGCCCCAAGGCGGCCGAAAAGCTCCAGGCCATCGGCATCGAGACGGTCGGGCACCTGGCCGAAGCCGACCTGGGGCTGCTGCAGGCCCACTTCGGCCGCAACTACGCAAGCTGGCTGGTCGAGGTGGCCCACGGGCGCGACGAGCGGCCGGTGGTGGTCAGTTCCGAGCCGAAGTCGATGAGCCGCGAGACCACGTTCGAGCGCGACCTGCATCCGCGCGGCGACCGCCCCGTGCTGTCCGAGCAGTTCACCAAGCTGTGCATGCGCGTGGCCGACGACCTGCGCCGCAAGGGCTATGTGGGCCGGACGGTGGGCATCAAGCTGCGCTTCGACGATTTCCGCACCGTCACGCGCGACCTGACGATGACCGCGCACACGGCCGATGGCGGCGAGATCCGGCGCGGCGCCACCGAATGCCTGAAGCGCATCCCGCTGGAGCGGCGCATCCGGCTGCTGGGCGTGCGCGTCAGCGCGCTGATGCCGGCCGCCGAGCAGGGCGACAACCCCGCGCCGGTGCAGGAGGCGTTCCGCTTCGACGATGAGGACGAGCTGGACGAGTAA